Proteins from one Nodularia sp. LEGE 06071 genomic window:
- a CDS encoding nuclear transport factor 2 family protein has protein sequence MSSNQQFLQNLYEAFNNRELETIISVMHPDVKWANGVEGGFVYGRDAVREYWTNQYKVIQVQLETLKFETDENNRNVVTVHQIVRDLQGNLLADTTVQQIFTIEDGLISLYEIGETETIQEMIQKTRTSN, from the coding sequence ATGAGTTCAAATCAACAGTTTCTGCAAAATTTATACGAAGCCTTCAACAATCGCGAGCTTGAAACAATTATCTCGGTGATGCACCCAGACGTGAAATGGGCGAACGGGGTAGAAGGCGGTTTCGTTTATGGACGCGACGCGGTGCGCGAATACTGGACTAATCAATATAAGGTGATTCAAGTGCAGCTTGAAACCTTAAAGTTTGAGACGGATGAAAACAATCGAAATGTCGTTACTGTTCATCAAATCGTCAGAGATTTGCAAGGCAATTTACTTGCGGATACAACAGTTCAGCAAATCTTTACCATTGAGGATGGTTTGATCAGTCTTTATGAAATTGGCGAAACTGAAACAATCCAAGAGATGATTCAAAAGACGAGAACTTCCAATTAG
- a CDS encoding UDP-glucuronic acid decarboxylase family protein gives MRILVTGGAGFIGSHLIDRLIPAGHEVICLDNFYTGHKQNILKWINNPNFELIRHDITEPIRLEVDQIYHLACPASPVHYQYNPVKTVKTNVMGTLNMLGLAKRVKARFFLASTSEVYGDPEVHPQTEEYRGSVNPIGIRSCYDEGKRIAETLAFDYYRQNKVEIRVARIFNTYGPRMLENDGRVVSNFIVQALQGNPLTVYGDGSQTRSFCYVSDLVEGFIRLMNGDYVGPVNLGNPGEYTILELAEAVQNMVNPDAKIKFEPLPSDDPRRRQPDITKAKTLLNWEPTIGLQEGLKLTVDDFRDRQSRAVGDRN, from the coding sequence ATGAGAATTTTGGTTACGGGCGGTGCTGGATTTATTGGTTCCCATCTCATTGACAGATTAATACCCGCCGGGCATGAGGTCATTTGCTTAGATAACTTTTATACAGGTCATAAGCAGAATATCCTTAAATGGATCAATAATCCCAATTTTGAACTGATCCGTCATGATATCACAGAACCAATACGCTTAGAAGTGGATCAAATTTATCATCTAGCCTGTCCAGCTTCTCCTGTACATTACCAGTACAACCCAGTTAAAACCGTTAAAACTAACGTCATGGGGACACTGAATATGTTGGGACTAGCTAAACGCGTTAAGGCTAGGTTCTTTTTGGCCTCAACCAGCGAAGTTTATGGTGATCCCGAAGTTCATCCCCAAACAGAAGAGTATCGGGGTAGTGTTAATCCTATCGGCATCCGTTCCTGTTACGACGAAGGTAAACGCATTGCGGAAACTTTGGCATTTGATTACTACAGACAAAATAAAGTCGAAATTCGCGTGGCGCGGATTTTCAATACCTACGGGCCGAGGATGTTAGAAAATGATGGTCGGGTAGTGAGTAATTTCATAGTTCAAGCCTTACAGGGTAATCCTTTAACTGTGTATGGAGATGGTTCGCAAACGCGCAGTTTCTGTTACGTTTCTGATTTGGTAGAAGGATTTATCCGCCTGATGAATGGCGACTATGTTGGCCCTGTGAATTTGGGTAATCCTGGGGAATATACAATTTTAGAATTGGCAGAAGCTGTACAAAATATGGTGAACCCAGACGCAAAAATTAAGTTTGAGCCACTACCTTCTGATGATCCGCGTCGTCGTCAGCCGGATATTACCAAAGCTAAAACCTTGTTAAATTGGGAACCTACTATTGGGCTACAAGAGGGGTTAAAACTCACAGTAGACGATTTCCGCGATCGGCAAAGCCGCGCCGTAGGCGATCGCAATTGA
- a CDS encoding cobalt transporter codes for MKPFMLMSSILAASLIISAPTVVFAHVGHGDEFQATGGINRVKVNAQTDQLLGIVVTPIASSAKSGSAVMIPVTALVDADGKQLVFVQYKNFYESVEVTTGATKGELIAVTKGLSVEEKLVTQDSLSLYAESRKTQTADTVPSPAAIATPKTDTAHAQADVQGIPHSHDASGNLVSQAGETTQQASGGLPMGILAGVGGGVVLVGGAIAVIVGNRKNKGGV; via the coding sequence ATGAAACCTTTTATGCTAATGAGTTCCATTCTGGCAGCCAGTTTAATTATCAGTGCGCCCACAGTTGTATTTGCTCACGTTGGACATGGTGATGAATTTCAAGCAACGGGCGGCATTAATCGCGTGAAAGTCAATGCTCAAACCGATCAACTGTTAGGTATTGTGGTGACACCGATCGCCTCCTCTGCCAAATCTGGATCTGCTGTCATGATTCCGGTGACGGCATTGGTTGATGCTGATGGCAAGCAGCTAGTCTTTGTGCAGTATAAGAATTTTTATGAGTCAGTAGAAGTCACCACTGGCGCGACCAAAGGCGAACTAATCGCTGTTACCAAAGGATTGTCAGTTGAGGAAAAGCTCGTTACCCAAGATAGTTTGTCGCTCTATGCTGAATCGCGCAAAACCCAAACCGCCGATACAGTACCCAGTCCAGCAGCGATCGCCACTCCTAAAACTGATACAGCCCATGCTCAGGCAGATGTTCAAGGAATACCTCATAGCCATGATGCTAGCGGTAATCTCGTTTCACAGGCTGGTGAAACAACTCAGCAAGCAAGTGGCGGATTGCCGATGGGTATTTTAGCAGGAGTTGGTGGTGGAGTCGTGCTTGTGGGCGGAGCGATCGCTGTTATCGTAGGCAATCGCAAGAACAAGGGAGGCGTTTAA
- a CDS encoding DUF2993 domain-containing protein, with translation MFGGLTGLKDSQSTDWGERMLNTVASQTIRHLFTQSESVEVFVRCYPSSKLLQGSIDSFKMSGRGLVIRKDFLVEEMSFETDAVTIDFGAVLSGKLNLKQPTQAIANVILSEAGINQAFNAKLVTQHLVNLTVPSLTAISGGTPVSFTDIQVELLAENHLRILAKADLNNGELIPLNMVMTVAVERRRRISFKNPQIELDSVPEAQREISQTLSMALAEILDNMVDLDRFDLDGVKLRLNRLETEGKTLIFSGYAEIERIPSNG, from the coding sequence ATGTTCGGCGGACTTACTGGTTTAAAAGATTCTCAAAGCACAGATTGGGGAGAGCGAATGCTCAATACAGTCGCCAGCCAAACGATTCGCCACTTGTTTACCCAAAGCGAGTCCGTAGAAGTCTTTGTGCGCTGCTATCCCTCCAGCAAACTGTTGCAAGGCAGCATTGATAGCTTTAAAATGAGCGGTCGAGGCTTGGTGATTCGCAAAGATTTTTTGGTCGAGGAAATGTCCTTTGAAACCGATGCGGTTACCATTGACTTCGGCGCGGTTCTGAGTGGTAAGCTCAACCTCAAGCAACCCACCCAAGCGATCGCTAACGTAATTCTATCAGAAGCGGGCATTAACCAAGCCTTCAATGCCAAACTGGTGACACAGCACCTGGTTAACCTGACAGTACCCTCATTGACAGCAATATCCGGCGGTACACCAGTTTCCTTTACCGATATTCAAGTAGAACTTTTAGCAGAAAATCATCTGCGAATTTTAGCTAAAGCAGATTTAAATAATGGCGAACTCATCCCACTGAACATGGTTATGACTGTAGCCGTAGAACGACGGCGGCGGATTTCCTTTAAAAACCCCCAAATTGAGCTTGACTCAGTACCAGAAGCACAACGGGAAATCTCCCAAACATTGAGTATGGCGCTGGCGGAAATTTTAGATAATATGGTTGATTTGGATCGCTTTGACCTTGATGGTGTGAAATTGCGGCTGAATCGTTTAGAAACTGAAGGTAAAACTTTAATTTTCAGTGGATATGCGGAAATAGAACGTATTCCCAGTAACGGTTAA
- a CDS encoding UDP-glucose dehydrogenase family protein — protein sequence MRVCVIGTGYVGLVTGACLAHIGHDVICVDNNEEKVKLMKSGQSPIFEPGLSEIMQSVIKTENIHFTTDIAAGVAHGEVLFIAVGTPPLPTGESDTRYVEAVARSIGENLNGGYKVIVNKSTVPIGSGDWVRMIVLDGIAERQKTLIPAGGVVSEEKTLEDVPQFDVVSNPEFLREGSAVYDTFNPDRIVLGGNSPKAIALMKELYTPIVERQYAADQSLPPVPVLSTDLSSAEMIKYAANAFLATKISFINEVANICDRVGADVTQVAKGIGLDSRIGNKFLNAGIGWGGSCFPKDVSALIHTADDYGYEAQIMKAAVSVNERQRLIALEKLQQVLKILKGKTVGLLGLTFKPDTDDMRDAPALNLIEQLNRLGAKVKAYDPIVSQTGLRHGLTGVLVETDAERLADGCDALVLVTEWQQFSGLDYAKMAKLMNHPVMIDGRNFLDPESMVRAGFQYVGVGR from the coding sequence ATGCGTGTTTGCGTAATAGGTACTGGTTATGTTGGTTTAGTAACAGGTGCTTGCTTGGCTCATATCGGTCATGATGTAATTTGTGTAGATAATAATGAAGAAAAAGTTAAATTAATGAAATCTGGGCAGTCCCCAATTTTTGAGCCGGGACTCTCAGAGATTATGCAGTCTGTGATTAAAACAGAGAACATCCATTTCACTACAGATATTGCGGCCGGAGTTGCCCACGGGGAAGTTTTATTTATTGCTGTGGGAACACCACCTTTACCCACTGGCGAAAGTGACACCCGTTATGTGGAAGCTGTCGCTCGTAGTATTGGCGAAAATCTCAACGGTGGTTATAAGGTAATTGTGAATAAATCTACAGTCCCCATTGGTTCTGGTGACTGGGTACGAATGATTGTTTTGGATGGGATTGCTGAACGTCAGAAAACACTTATACCCGCAGGTGGAGTAGTGAGTGAAGAAAAAACACTAGAAGATGTACCCCAATTTGATGTGGTCAGCAATCCAGAGTTTTTGCGGGAAGGTTCGGCGGTGTATGACACCTTTAACCCAGATCGGATCGTTTTAGGCGGCAATAGTCCCAAGGCGATCGCTTTAATGAAAGAACTGTATACGCCCATTGTAGAACGTCAGTATGCTGCTGATCAGTCTTTACCACCAGTGCCTGTATTATCTACAGACCTCAGTTCCGCAGAGATGATCAAATACGCTGCTAATGCCTTTTTAGCCACCAAAATTAGTTTTATTAACGAAGTTGCGAATATTTGCGATCGCGTCGGTGCTGATGTTACCCAAGTAGCAAAAGGCATTGGTTTAGATTCCCGGATTGGGAACAAGTTTTTAAACGCTGGGATTGGTTGGGGTGGTTCTTGTTTCCCCAAAGATGTCTCCGCACTGATTCACACTGCTGATGATTATGGCTATGAAGCCCAGATTATGAAAGCTGCTGTCAGTGTCAACGAGCGCCAGCGCCTAATTGCTTTGGAAAAACTCCAGCAAGTTCTTAAAATTCTCAAAGGCAAAACTGTCGGACTTCTGGGTTTAACCTTCAAGCCAGATACCGATGATATGCGGGATGCGCCAGCACTCAACTTGATTGAGCAGCTAAATCGACTCGGAGCTAAAGTCAAAGCCTATGACCCCATTGTTTCCCAAACAGGTTTACGTCATGGTTTGACTGGCGTGTTAGTGGAAACTGATGCAGAAAGGCTGGCCGATGGCTGCGACGCTTTGGTATTAGTCACCGAATGGCAGCAGTTCAGCGGTCTAGATTACGCTAAGATGGCAAAATTAATGAACCATCCCGTGATGATCGATGGTCGGAACTTCCTTGACCCTGAAAGTATGGTTAGGGCTGGTTTCCAATATGTCGGTGTGGGAAGATAA
- a CDS encoding TetR/AcrR family transcriptional regulator, whose protein sequence is MSSEKYHHGHLHEALLDEACKQVAKGGGLALNLSELARSTGVSQPAVYRHFASKRALTISVAQRGFEQLAKALQQAAQPVQDDSFETIRAIAEAYVVFALENTELVRLMFSLKERVTEPALQNISKAAAVPLFRIVETAKHRDGLRNQDVDRTVRIIWATIHGLAVLLMDEQLPFITDMPGEISAHIEATARTLHIGLFTQ, encoded by the coding sequence GTGAGTAGTGAAAAGTATCATCATGGGCATTTGCATGAAGCGCTACTTGATGAAGCCTGCAAACAGGTTGCAAAGGGAGGGGGACTGGCTCTCAACTTGAGTGAGCTAGCACGCAGTACTGGAGTCAGCCAGCCAGCCGTTTATCGACACTTTGCGAGTAAACGAGCTTTAACGATTAGTGTGGCGCAGCGAGGATTTGAACAACTGGCTAAAGCCCTACAACAAGCTGCTCAACCCGTGCAAGACGACTCCTTCGAGACAATTAGAGCGATCGCAGAAGCCTACGTAGTGTTTGCACTTGAAAATACTGAACTTGTACGCCTAATGTTTAGCCTGAAAGAGCGTGTTACTGAACCTGCACTTCAGAACATCTCAAAAGCTGCTGCGGTACCGTTATTTAGGATTGTTGAAACAGCAAAACACCGTGATGGTCTTAGAAATCAAGACGTTGATAGGACAGTACGAATTATCTGGGCGACGATTCATGGACTTGCAGTGCTGCTCATGGATGAGCAACTACCTTTCATTACTGATATGCCAGGTGAAATATCTGCTCACATTGAAGCCACCGCAAGAACACTACACATCGGACTTTTTACTCAGTAA
- a CDS encoding cation:proton antiporter, whose amino-acid sequence MELISQVLALEPTSQVLGDEPIVSFAVLLVVILVVPILFERLRLPGLIGLVFSGVVLGPSGWNLFHTELPIISLLSDIGLFYLMFVAGLEVEIKHFRRCKKRSLGFGILSFSFPLVMGTLVGQFFHWQWNAAILIGALLANYTLLAYPILSRLGVLNNQAVTITMGATIFTNLSAVLVLAVCIATTDTLAFSLAQILPLLIWLSVYTMIILVGFDWAGKEFFRRFGDDEGNQFFFVLLTVFLAAVGAQLIGIETIVGAFLAGLVVNQAVGEGLVKEKVVFLGSFLFIPIFLVNFGSTIDLPALITSIDTLQLTFLIVVGLITSKFIAALFTKLLYHYNWGEMLTMWSLSIPQMGTTLAATFVGYRAGLFPEAVLNSVFVLMLVTSILGLWVTSYTARALVSTAVTPADPPTLFEQHSEAKHSPVTIVVPVYNPQTQQYLLEMAALLANQAQGKIVPLAIATAAAQMDAPQLETALRRSERLLAKATAQSRLLGVDAEPLLRIDDAFALGISRAAREQKASLIIMGWGKRTGLRARLFGNVIDSVLWASHCPVAVTRLMDSPKKIQRILVPLENLTASSLQPVQFAQMLAEANQAQVTVLHVCMGEARGSQKIATKRTDKSALARTHLARLMSQLAVPHPPEIQIIAHENTAQAILQAARLYDLVVLPFIRNRTSPGGLAISDVTTQLAGQLTCSIVMLGEPQHTQTQMSIPAISHSTTAV is encoded by the coding sequence ATGGAACTAATATCACAAGTTCTGGCTCTGGAACCAACTTCTCAAGTTCTCGGCGATGAGCCAATTGTGAGCTTTGCTGTTTTGCTGGTGGTTATCTTAGTTGTACCCATCCTATTTGAGAGGCTGAGACTACCAGGATTAATCGGCTTAGTCTTCTCTGGGGTAGTACTGGGACCATCAGGCTGGAATCTCTTTCACACAGAATTACCAATAATTAGCCTGCTATCAGATATTGGCTTATTTTACTTGATGTTTGTCGCAGGTTTAGAAGTGGAAATCAAGCATTTCCGCCGCTGCAAAAAACGCTCCTTGGGATTTGGCATCCTCAGCTTTAGTTTCCCCCTAGTCATGGGAACTTTAGTCGGACAGTTTTTTCATTGGCAATGGAATGCGGCGATTTTAATTGGCGCTTTGTTAGCTAACTATACCCTGTTGGCATATCCCATTCTCAGTCGTCTGGGGGTGCTGAATAATCAAGCTGTGACCATCACAATGGGAGCCACCATTTTTACCAATCTCAGCGCTGTGCTGGTCTTAGCTGTTTGTATAGCTACTACTGATACTCTCGCATTCAGCTTGGCTCAAATACTTCCCCTATTGATTTGGTTAAGTGTTTACACGATGATCATTTTGGTGGGATTTGATTGGGCTGGCAAAGAATTTTTCCGGCGATTTGGAGACGACGAGGGCAATCAGTTTTTCTTTGTGTTGCTGACCGTATTTCTGGCTGCGGTGGGCGCTCAATTGATTGGGATAGAAACAATTGTCGGAGCCTTTTTGGCAGGTTTGGTGGTAAATCAAGCTGTGGGTGAAGGGCTAGTGAAGGAAAAGGTGGTATTTTTGGGCAGTTTCCTATTTATTCCCATTTTCCTGGTCAATTTTGGCTCAACCATTGATTTACCTGCTTTGATTACCAGCATTGACACCCTGCAATTAACGTTTTTAATAGTAGTCGGTTTAATTACTAGCAAATTCATCGCCGCTTTATTCACAAAACTGCTTTACCACTACAACTGGGGGGAAATGCTGACCATGTGGTCGCTATCAATACCTCAGATGGGTACAACTTTAGCAGCAACTTTCGTGGGCTATCGGGCTGGGTTGTTTCCAGAGGCAGTATTAAACAGTGTCTTTGTTTTAATGCTCGTTACTTCCATCTTAGGGCTATGGGTCACTAGTTATACAGCCCGTGCTTTGGTTTCCACCGCAGTTACACCAGCAGATCCCCCAACTCTCTTTGAGCAGCACTCAGAAGCCAAACACAGTCCGGTGACCATTGTTGTCCCTGTGTATAATCCTCAAACTCAGCAGTATTTGCTGGAAATGGCGGCATTATTAGCAAATCAAGCCCAAGGTAAAATTGTCCCATTGGCGATCGCCACTGCTGCGGCTCAAATGGATGCACCACAATTAGAAACTGCTCTACGCCGCAGTGAACGGTTACTAGCAAAAGCCACAGCCCAAAGTCGATTGTTGGGAGTAGACGCAGAACCATTACTGAGAATCGATGATGCTTTTGCTCTCGGTATTAGTAGAGCCGCACGCGAACAAAAGGCGAGTTTAATTATCATGGGTTGGGGTAAACGCACTGGGTTGAGAGCGCGTTTATTTGGGAATGTGATTGATAGCGTACTTTGGGCATCTCATTGTCCAGTGGCGGTGACACGTCTGATGGACTCACCCAAAAAAATTCAACGCATCTTAGTACCCTTAGAAAATTTAACAGCCTCATCATTGCAACCTGTACAATTTGCTCAGATGCTGGCTGAGGCAAATCAAGCCCAAGTTACTGTACTTCATGTGTGCATGGGTGAAGCTCGTGGTTCCCAGAAAATTGCGACCAAGCGAACTGACAAGTCAGCGCTGGCGCGAACGCACCTCGCCCGATTAATGTCTCAATTAGCTGTACCTCATCCCCCAGAAATTCAAATCATCGCTCATGAAAATACTGCCCAAGCAATTTTACAGGCAGCACGATTATATGATTTGGTAGTGTTACCCTTTATCCGTAATCGGACAAGTCCTGGTGGGTTAGCTATTAGTGATGTGACAACCCAGTTAGCGGGTCAACTTACCTGCTCTATCGTCATGCTGGGAGAACCACAACACACTCAAACGCAAATGTCAATACCAGCAATTTCCCACTCTACAACTGCTGTTTAA
- a CDS encoding HAS-barrel domain-containing protein: MRLPLPQFAISDRHPNHIAEVIETTSTEFVSQCLEPEDLSFPPMPPFGSWVCAVDEESGNRIYAVLYHATTMPIDSVHRAVALGLSLQDLREEQPQIFAMLKTEFRAAIVGFEHSSGTLGTKPGVYQYLPPRPPQIHQAVYRCEPEAIIKFTESVDFLRTLLSVSGAPVEALTAAAIRHIYQLRKADREWLIKAGRTLSVLLKDDYDRLRFILSQIHP; this comes from the coding sequence ATGCGCCTACCTTTACCACAGTTTGCCATAAGCGATCGCCACCCCAACCATATTGCGGAGGTAATCGAAACTACTTCTACCGAATTTGTCTCACAGTGTTTGGAACCGGAAGACTTAAGTTTTCCGCCCATGCCTCCTTTTGGTAGTTGGGTTTGCGCTGTGGATGAAGAATCAGGCAATCGAATTTATGCTGTGCTGTATCATGCTACAACCATGCCCATTGATTCGGTACATCGGGCTGTGGCGTTGGGGTTATCATTGCAGGATTTACGCGAGGAACAACCCCAAATTTTTGCCATGCTCAAAACTGAATTTCGGGCGGCCATTGTGGGGTTTGAGCATTCGTCCGGGACTCTAGGGACAAAACCAGGGGTATATCAGTATCTACCACCCCGTCCTCCGCAAATTCATCAAGCTGTTTATCGGTGTGAACCAGAAGCCATCATCAAATTCACTGAATCAGTAGATTTTTTGCGGACATTGCTCTCTGTATCTGGTGCGCCAGTAGAGGCATTAACGGCAGCAGCTATCCGCCATATCTACCAGTTACGTAAAGCTGACCGAGAATGGCTAATTAAGGCTGGACGTACTCTCAGCGTTTTGTTAAAAGACGACTACGATCGCTTACGGTTTATTTTAAGTCAAATCCATCCATAG
- a CDS encoding alpha/beta fold hydrolase, with amino-acid sequence MTGTTQQIPAVTLEKLVWTWQGHKIQYTVMGAGRPLVLVHGFGASIGHWRKNIPVLADAGYRVFAVDLLGFGGSDKAPINYTVEVWVELLKDFWAEHIQEPAVFIGNSIGALISLMVLAKHPEITTGGVLINSAGGLSHRPHELNPPLRMVMGAFNRFVRSPITGTFLYNRIRQKSQIRRTLYQVYRNREAVTEELVDILYTPSCDPGAQQVFASILTAPPGPTPEELLPKITRPLLVIWGADDPWTPITGAKIYEQACENGQDIKIVAIPDAGHCPHDEVPDVVNAQIVAWLAQNS; translated from the coding sequence ATGACCGGAACTACACAGCAGATACCTGCCGTCACCTTAGAAAAACTTGTTTGGACTTGGCAAGGCCACAAAATTCAATATACCGTCATGGGTGCTGGTCGCCCTTTGGTACTGGTTCACGGCTTTGGGGCTTCCATTGGACACTGGCGCAAAAATATCCCGGTTTTAGCCGATGCAGGCTACCGGGTTTTTGCTGTTGATCTTTTAGGTTTTGGTGGTTCAGATAAAGCCCCAATTAATTACACTGTAGAAGTGTGGGTAGAACTGCTGAAGGATTTTTGGGCAGAACACATCCAAGAACCTGCGGTTTTTATCGGTAATTCCATTGGCGCACTTATAAGCTTGATGGTGCTGGCTAAACATCCAGAAATTACGACTGGTGGTGTTTTAATTAACTCGGCTGGTGGTTTGAGTCATCGTCCCCATGAGTTAAATCCACCTTTACGGATGGTGATGGGAGCTTTTAACAGATTTGTGCGATCGCCGATCACAGGTACATTTCTCTATAATCGCATTCGTCAAAAATCCCAAATTCGTCGCACTCTATACCAAGTTTACCGCAACCGTGAAGCCGTCACAGAGGAATTAGTCGATATTCTTTATACCCCATCTTGTGATCCAGGAGCGCAGCAAGTTTTCGCCTCCATCCTCACAGCCCCTCCTGGCCCTACTCCAGAGGAACTATTGCCCAAAATCACACGTCCTTTATTAGTAATTTGGGGTGCTGATGATCCCTGGACACCAATTACCGGTGCGAAGATTTATGAACAGGCGTGTGAAAATGGCCAAGACATCAAGATTGTTGCCATTCCTGACGCTGGTCATTGTCCCCACGATGAAGTTCCAGATGTTGTTAACGCCCAGATTGTCGCTTGGTTGGCGCAAAATTCATAA
- a CDS encoding serine/threonine protein kinase, with product MELDVDNRKAIRLSHYPDFSQLGYEVIKELGRNQVEGRITYLAKVCQSHQQVVIKEFNVASTSADWSGLKTYEREIQILQQLDHPRIPRYINSFEMPDYFYLVQEYKNAPSLGLRRSFNPEEIKQIAVSILEILVYLQQRADPIIHRDIKPENILVDEHLNAYLVDFDLARLEEVKMALSSFASGTPGFMPPEEQLGHPLTQASDLYSLGVTLICLLTNTRSIDICQLIDRKYRLNFQKLVPQLNPRFKLWLMKLVKCRWKYRYANAFLALKALQPIQVTDNDHTIDTLAAAIKLRQRTAVLCLAMIGIMAVATTTLIISEPSGVAQQMKSRE from the coding sequence ATGGAGCTTGATGTAGATAATCGAAAGGCAATTCGCCTCAGTCATTATCCTGATTTTTCTCAGCTAGGCTATGAAGTTATTAAAGAACTAGGACGCAATCAGGTAGAGGGGCGTATTACTTACCTGGCTAAGGTCTGTCAATCTCATCAACAGGTAGTAATTAAAGAGTTCAATGTTGCCAGTACCAGTGCTGACTGGTCAGGTTTGAAAACTTATGAACGTGAAATTCAAATCTTGCAACAACTTGATCATCCTCGGATTCCGCGCTACATAAACTCTTTTGAAATGCCAGATTACTTTTATCTGGTACAGGAGTATAAAAACGCTCCATCTCTGGGTTTACGACGCAGCTTTAACCCGGAAGAAATCAAACAAATAGCGGTATCAATTTTAGAAATTCTAGTTTATCTGCAACAACGAGCCGACCCCATTATTCATCGGGATATTAAACCAGAAAACATCTTAGTTGATGAGCATCTCAATGCTTACTTAGTTGATTTTGACTTGGCTCGGTTAGAGGAAGTGAAAATGGCTCTCAGCAGCTTTGCTTCCGGAACCCCAGGTTTTATGCCTCCAGAAGAACAACTTGGTCATCCCCTCACCCAAGCTTCAGACCTATATAGTTTAGGAGTAACACTGATTTGCTTATTGACTAATACCCGTTCTATTGATATTTGTCAGTTAATAGATCGTAAGTATCGTTTGAATTTCCAGAAATTAGTTCCCCAACTCAATCCGCGTTTTAAATTGTGGTTGATGAAGTTGGTGAAATGTAGATGGAAATACCGCTATGCTAATGCATTTTTGGCTTTAAAAGCACTTCAGCCAATTCAAGTTACTGATAATGATCATACCATAGATACTTTAGCTGCGGCAATCAAATTGAGACAAAGAACAGCTGTGCTATGTCTAGCCATGATTGGCATCATGGCAGTAGCAACCACAACTTTGATAATTTCCGAGCCAAGTGGGGTAGCCCAGCAGATGAAAAGTAGGGAATAG
- a CDS encoding NAD(P)H dehydrogenase subunit NdhS, translating to MILPGSTVRVKNPADTYYRYEGLVQRLSDGKVAVLFEGGNWDKLITFRLSELEAVELTAGRKGK from the coding sequence ATGATTCTGCCTGGATCAACAGTTCGCGTCAAAAATCCCGCAGACACCTATTATCGCTACGAAGGACTTGTACAACGTCTCAGTGATGGCAAGGTAGCTGTATTATTTGAAGGTGGCAATTGGGATAAATTAATTACCTTTCGCCTATCAGAATTAGAAGCCGTAGAACTGACAGCCGGCAGAAAAGGAAAATAA